In Acidobacteriota bacterium, one genomic interval encodes:
- a CDS encoding DUF6152 family protein, with product MKFQRIVLLAGGLALVLAIPLAAHHAFSAEFDADRPLQLRGKVTKMEWINPHAWIHLEVMNDDGSATVWMVEGGTPNTLARRGFTKRSLLPGTEIVVDGYQAKDGSNKANGRDLTFPDGRKLFMGSSGTGAPRDGRDPTEQ from the coding sequence ATGAAGTTCCAGCGAATCGTCCTACTGGCAGGGGGCCTCGCCCTGGTGCTCGCCATACCGCTCGCCGCTCATCACGCCTTCTCGGCCGAGTTCGACGCGGATCGGCCGCTCCAGCTTCGCGGCAAGGTGACGAAGATGGAATGGATCAATCCCCACGCCTGGATTCACCTGGAGGTGATGAATGACGACGGCAGTGCGACCGTCTGGATGGTCGAGGGCGGCACGCCGAACACGCTCGCCAGGCGCGGCTTCACGAAGAGGTCGCTTCTGCCGGGGACCGAGATCGTCGTCGACGGCTACCAGGCGAAGGATGGCTCGAACAAGGCGAACGGCCGCGACCTGACCTTCCCGGACGGCCGCAAGCTGTTCATGGGTTCATCCGGCACGGGCGCCCCGCGCGACGGCCGGGATCCGACCGAGCAGTAA
- a CDS encoding ABC transporter ATP-binding protein, translating to MEVIKAENLTRSYGGNVVVDGVDLDVREGQILGFVGPNGAGKTTTWSMLTGVLNPTSGTVRLLGRPIDLNDTGLKQQLGIVPDHSVMFESLTGEELLLSYARIYGLSREDAGQRTDEALSVFDLEDAARRPITTYSHGMRKKIRLAAATLHAPRVLFLDEPFEGMDALSARTVMSILEQMAEQGVAIFLTSHMLDYVERVSTHIAVIRDGKVLLSCSREEFRELPAAEGEDGAGRLENLILSISRRERFSRLSWIGNRSAT from the coding sequence ATGGAAGTAATCAAGGCAGAGAACCTGACCCGGTCGTACGGAGGCAACGTCGTCGTCGACGGTGTCGACCTGGACGTCCGGGAGGGACAGATCCTGGGCTTCGTCGGTCCCAACGGGGCCGGAAAGACAACGACCTGGTCCATGTTGACCGGGGTGCTGAATCCCACGAGCGGCACGGTCCGCCTGCTCGGCAGGCCGATCGACCTCAACGACACAGGCCTCAAGCAACAACTCGGCATCGTCCCCGATCACAGCGTGATGTTCGAGAGCCTGACCGGCGAGGAGCTGCTGCTCTCCTACGCCCGCATCTACGGCCTGAGCCGGGAGGACGCCGGGCAGCGGACCGACGAGGCTCTCTCGGTCTTCGACCTCGAAGACGCGGCCAGGCGCCCCATCACGACCTACTCGCACGGGATGAGAAAGAAGATCCGCCTCGCGGCAGCGACGCTTCACGCGCCGCGGGTCCTGTTCCTCGATGAGCCATTCGAGGGAATGGACGCCTTGAGCGCCCGGACCGTCATGTCGATCCTGGAGCAAATGGCCGAGCAGGGAGTAGCCATCTTCCTCACTTCCCACATGCTCGACTACGTCGAGCGCGTGTCGACCCACATCGCCGTCATCAGGGACGGCAAGGTCCTCCTGTCGTGCTCCCGCGAGGAGTTCCGCGAACTACCCGCCGCCGAAGGGGAAGACGGCGCCGGGCGGCTCGAGAACCTCATTCTCAGCATCTCCAGGCGCGAGAGGTTCTCCCGCCTTTCCTGGATCGGCAACAGGAGTGCGACATGA
- a CDS encoding YIP1 family protein, with product MTEHPGSINGERNTETGGNHSQGRNAWLTALLGLFAWPRQSFEIIRHRNPWLATLLLVLAGNAALALVSAPLGLQAMRAQLTERMPGSPDQVDAMMAQFEQAAAAGRWLAMATGPLSVAVGLAIQTVLVWLLAIALQGRLRFVQSLALIIHLAVITHLQSWANFLLLHVRGTDAIRSQLDLRAPMGLDLLLAGDNQTLNVVYASINPFTIWFLALLALGAAAVFEVPQRKAWLLAAIYWAATTAVTAATTGLAARLMPA from the coding sequence ATGACCGAGCACCCAGGCAGCATCAACGGCGAACGCAACACCGAAACCGGCGGCAACCACTCACAGGGCCGCAACGCCTGGCTCACGGCGCTGCTCGGGCTCTTCGCGTGGCCGCGGCAGAGCTTCGAGATCATCCGGCACCGCAACCCATGGCTCGCAACGCTGCTCCTGGTCCTGGCCGGAAACGCCGCCCTGGCCCTGGTCTCGGCGCCGCTGGGCCTCCAGGCCATGCGGGCCCAGCTGACGGAGCGGATGCCGGGCAGCCCGGACCAGGTCGACGCCATGATGGCGCAATTCGAACAGGCAGCCGCGGCAGGGCGTTGGCTGGCGATGGCCACCGGTCCCCTCTCCGTGGCCGTCGGACTCGCGATTCAGACCGTCCTCGTGTGGCTCCTGGCGATCGCCCTCCAGGGACGGCTCCGATTCGTCCAGTCCCTCGCCTTGATCATCCACCTGGCCGTGATCACTCATCTCCAGAGCTGGGCCAACTTCCTTCTCCTCCATGTTCGCGGCACCGACGCGATCCGATCGCAACTGGACCTCCGGGCGCCGATGGGACTCGACCTGCTGCTGGCCGGCGACAACCAGACGCTCAACGTCGTCTACGCGAGCATCAACCCGTTCACGATCTGGTTTCTCGCGCTGCTCGCGCTGGGCGCCGCCGCGGTGTTCGAGGTGCCGCAGCGCAAGGCATGGCTGCTGGCCGCGATCTACTGGGCGGCGACGACGGCCGTCACGGCCGCGACGACCGGTCTGGCGGCCCGTCTCATGCCGGCCTGA
- a CDS encoding YIP1 family protein — protein sequence MGGQPEASRHLWFKALIWIFTAPRKSFVVIREHHPWVAGLAVGSSLIVLAVLLTTSWFADAMNSIGDPLEIPYGMVSFAFAAIPLLLLVEAVVLRLVAAALKGRARFEQCLSLALHVGLVGAVGLVVRSLLSTTRVDGILGLQRNVLDSRPDAGLDVLGQVAEMAPGAILDLMIHSFVFVWSFLLLGLGAAAVFRLSRPAGFAIAAINWAAGKVLEMGLAGLAVAAMTASLR from the coding sequence ATGGGCGGGCAACCGGAGGCGAGCCGTCACCTCTGGTTCAAGGCGCTGATCTGGATCTTCACCGCCCCGCGGAAGAGCTTCGTCGTCATCCGCGAGCACCACCCGTGGGTCGCCGGCCTGGCCGTGGGCAGCTCTCTGATCGTCCTGGCCGTTCTGCTGACGACATCGTGGTTCGCCGATGCGATGAACAGCATCGGCGATCCCCTAGAGATCCCCTACGGGATGGTCTCGTTCGCCTTCGCGGCCATCCCCCTCCTGCTCCTGGTCGAGGCCGTCGTGCTCCGGCTCGTGGCGGCGGCCCTGAAAGGTCGGGCGCGGTTTGAACAGTGCCTCTCGCTGGCGCTGCATGTCGGCCTCGTCGGCGCCGTGGGGCTGGTGGTCCGCTCGCTGTTGAGCACCACCCGGGTCGACGGCATCCTTGGGCTACAGCGGAACGTCCTCGACAGCAGACCGGATGCCGGCCTGGACGTGTTGGGGCAGGTAGCCGAAATGGCGCCGGGCGCGATTCTCGACCTGATGATCCACTCCTTCGTGTTCGTCTGGTCCTTTCTCCTGCTCGGGCTGGGCGCCGCCGCGGTGTTCCGGCTTTCCAGGCCGGCGGGCTTCGCCATCGCCGCGATCAACTGGGCGGCCGGCAAGGTGCTGGAGATGGGTCTGGCGGGCCTGGCGGTCGCGGCGATGACGGCGTCCCTACGCTGA